The Stigmatopora argus isolate UIUO_Sarg chromosome 23, RoL_Sarg_1.0, whole genome shotgun sequence genome contains a region encoding:
- the kin gene encoding DNA/RNA-binding protein KIN17: MGKADFLSPKAISNRIKSKGLQKLRWYCQMCQKQCRDENGFKCHCMSESHQRQLLLASECPRKFMDHFSSEFKSGFLELLRRRFGTKRVHNNIVYNEYISDREHIHMNATRWETLTVFTKWLGREGLCKVDETPKGWYVQYIDRDPETIRRQEELARRKKHELDDEERSAKFIEEQVRRGRGDGKEGDEDSLYTELKRDNEEEKVTFNLGAAGASLAGPSASSAGLATNALAKPSSAKRKEASSALESRDKKKKSALEQIIEMEERKKAQQQPVRTDHWLQSDIVVKVVTKRLGQKYHKKKAVVTEVREKFTAVVKMMETGDKLKLDQEHVETVIPAPGKAVMIVNGIYRDARAVLEGIDEKKFCASLTLESGPHKGKRVDVAYEDFSKLA, translated from the exons ATGGGAAAAGCTGATTTTTTGTCACCGAAGGCGATAAGCAACCGGATAAAATCCAAAGGCCTTCAGAAGTTGAGGTGGTATTGTCAGATGTGTCAAAAACAATGCCGAGACGAG AATGGCTTCAAGTGTCACTGCATGTCCGAGTCTCATCAGCGGCAACTCCTGCTGGCCTCCGAGTGTCCCAGAAAGTTTATGGACCACTTTTCCAG CGAGTTTAAAAGCGGCTTCCTAGAACTGCTCCGGCGACGTTTTG GGACTAAGCGGGTGCACAACAACATCGTGTACAACGAGTACATCAGCGACCGCGAGCACATCCACATGAACGCCACGCGCTGGGAGACGCTCACCGTCTTCACCAAGTGGCTGGGACGAGAAG GTCTTTGCAAGGTGGACGAGACGCCCAAAGGCTGGTACGTCCAGTACATCGACCGCGACCCCGAGACCATCCGCCGGCAGGAGGAGCTGGCCAGGAGGAAGAAACACGAGCTGGACGACGAGGAGCGAAGCGCCAAGTTCATCGAGGAGCAGGTCCGCCGAGGCCGCGGCGACGGCAAGGAAGGAGAC GAAGACTCGCTTTACACCGAGCTGAAGCGAGACAACGAGGAAGAAAAGG TCACTTTCAACTTGGGCGCCGCCGGCGCATCCCTGGCCGGTCCTTCCGCGTCCAG CGCCGGCCTGGCAACCAACGCGCTGGCAAAACCCTCATCGGCAAAGAGGAAAGAAGCGTCCTCCGCTTTGGAGTCACGAGACAAAAAGAAGAAGTCGGCCCTGGAGCAGATCATCGAG ATGGAGGAGAGGAAAAAGGCGCAGCAGCAGCCGGTCAGGACCGACCATTGGCTGCAGTCCGACATCGTCGTCAAGGTGGTCACCAAGAGGCTGGGTCAAAAGTATCATAAGAAGAAAGCCGTCGTCACG GAAGTCCGAGAGAAATTCACGGCCGTGGTGAAGATGATGGAAACCGGAGACAAGCTCAAACTGGATCAGGAGCATGTGGAGACGGTGATCCCGGCACCAG GAAAAGCGGTGATGATCGTCAACGGAATCTACCGCGACGCCCGGGCCGTGTTGGAGGGCATCGACGAGAAGAAATTTTGTGCTTCGCTCACGCTTGAATCC GGTCCCCACAAAGGAAAGCGGGTGGACGTCGCCTACGAAGACTTTTCCAAACTGGCTtga
- the itih2 gene encoding inter-alpha-trypsin inhibitor heavy chain H2, with translation MRPRFLLSLLLLGLAGLGKGRCFEFVIDGEWEDEQAPGLREVRTRHERAAVLTSEEQEDFEAIRGDDITVKSYKVESRITSRFAHTTVRSSVVNSGSKAQTIGFNVQIPKRAFITNFTMNVNGITFMGSVKEKTVARNLYAQARAKGKAAGIVRANSQEMETFKTEVHVPPGSNIEFELHYQEMMQRRLGSYQHTLHLQPGRLVPHFQVDVYIYEPNGIALLETSNDLGQKFANLVTMTKSPEKAHVVFKPNLQQQRKCDNCTQSAIDGALTVKYDVKRDSNAGELQVSDGHFVHFFAPSNMSPLPKNIVFVIDVSGSMWGVKMKQTVEAMRAILDDLAFDDQFSIIDFNHNVRCWSEDLVPGSSIQIADAKKYIENIKPSGGTNINEALMKAIQILLRASSQGLIDPRSVSMIILVSDGDPTVGEIKLSAIQKNVKKVMRDDFSLFSLGIGFDVDYDFLERMAMENRGIAQRIFANHDAAEQLRTFYRQVSNPLLRKIAVQFPEDSVSDVTQNQFDKYFGGSELVVAGKVKPSDSDTLTSFTTASGALLDITLETEVDTSELDEALAKQQHSFTGFARQMWAYMSIKQMMGERTLAPTAAKKRKITQRILALATEHQFVTPLTALLVESEDSTERLLADSPKDPKQGCCSGSGMGGGSRLLPPVKMVYQPPPWVQMSTPAPPSHAIKGPEEWALPSRVNLVDNDPHFIVHLPRSNMDVCFNIDSQPGHILNLVSDRGAGVAVNGRLISGKKPVNGRDKTYFGLISVHYRPAGISVAVGTDGVALADGVNRHNFTWAATAEIVQDGVRISIVKDSQVTVSIGGEIQVMVLLHRVWKKHPVNVDFLGVYLPNDNRYSPRVHGLIGQFSREPEVHISNIHDGADPLKMEATMEVKGNKLQVTRGWQKDYRRDKRRGSDIYCWFVHNSGKGFIDGHFGAYIVPDLDAFLSLEERSPPQ, from the exons ATGAGGCCGAGGTTTCTCCTCTCGCTGCTCCTCCTCGGACTGGCGGGCTTGGGAAAGGGCCGCTGCTTCGAGTTTGTCATCGACGGCGAATGGGAAGACGAGCAG GCGCCGGGTCTTCGGGAGGTCCGTACCAGACACGAG AGAGCGGCAGTGTTGACCAGCGAGGAGCAGGAAGACTTTGAG GCCATCCGTGGAGATGACATCACCGTCAAGAGCTACAAGGTGGAGAGCCGCATCACCTCGCGCTTCGCCCACACCACAGTGCGCAGTTCCGTGGTCAACTCGGGCTCCAAGGCCCAGACTATCGGATTCAACGTGCAGATCCCCAAGCGGGCCTTCATCACCAACTTCACCAT GAACGTCAACGGGATCACATTCATGGGCTCGGTGAAGGAGAAGACGGTGGCCAGGAATCTGTACGCCCAGGCGCGAGCCAAAGGGAAGGCCGCCGGCATCGTCAG GGCCAACTCTCAAGAAATGGAGACCTTCAAGACGGAGGTGCACGTCCCCCCAGGGAGCAACATCGAGTTCGAGCTGCACTACCAGGAAATGATGCAGCGGAGACTGGGATCTTACCAACACACGCTGCACCTGCAGCCGGGGAGACTGGTGCCCCACTTCCAG GTGGACGTTTACATCTACGAGCCCAACGGGATCGCCCTGCTGGAAACCTCAAACGATCTGGGCCAGAAGTTTGCCAATCTGGTCACGATGACAAAGTCCCCGGAGAAG GCTCACGTGGTCTTCAAGCCCAACCTTCAACAGCAGAGGAAGTGCGACAACTGCACCCAGAGCGCCATCGACGGCGCCTTGACCGTCAAATACGACGTGAAGCGGGACAGCAACGCCGGAGAGCTGCAG GTCTCGGACGGCCATTTCGTCCACTTCTTCGCCCCTTCCAACATGTCCCCGCTGCCCAAAAACATCGTGTTCGTCATCGACGTCAGCGGCTCCATGTGGGGGGTCAAGATGAAGCAG ACCGTGGAGGCCATGCGGGCCATCTTGGACGACTTGGCGTTCGACGATCAGTTCAGCATCATCGACTTCAACCACAACGTGCGGTGCTGGAGCGAAGACCTGGTCCCCGGATCCTCCATCCAAATCGCAGACGCCAAGAAGTACATTGAGAACATCAAGCCTTCCGGAG GGACCAACATCAACGAAGCGCTCATGAAAGCCATCCAGATCCTGTTGAGGGCGTCCAGTCAGGGGCTCATCGATCCCAGATCCGTCTCCATGATCATCCTGGTGTCCGATGGAGACCCGACAGTGG GCGAGATCAAGCTGAGCGCCATCCAGAAGAACGTCAAGAAGGTGATGAGGGACGACTTCTCGCTCTTCTCCTTGGGTATCGGCTTCGACGTGGATTACGACTTCTTGGAGCGCATGGCCATGGAAAACCGAGGCATCGCGCAGCGCATTTTCGCCAACCACGACGCGGCCGAGCAGCTGCGG ACCTTCTACAGGCAGGTGTCCAACCCCCTCCTGCGGAAGATCGCCGTCCAGTTCCCGGAGGACTCGGTGTCCGACGTCACGCAGAACCAATTCGACAAGTACTTTGGGGGCTCCGAGCTGGTGGTGGCCGGCAAGGTCAAGCCGTCGGACAGCGACACGTTGACCAGCTTCACCACGGCGTCGGGG GCCTTGCTGGACATCACGCTGGAGACGGAGGTGGACACGTCTGAGCTGGACGAGGCGCTGGCCAAGCAGCAGCACTCCTTCACGGGCTTCGCCAGGCAGATGTGGGCCTACATGAGCATCAAACAGATGATGGGCGAAAG GACTTTAGCGCCGACGGCCGCCAAGAAAAGGAAGATCACCCAGCGCATCCTGGCCTTGGCCACGGAGCACCAGTTTGTCACGCCCCTCACCGCCTTGCTGGTGGAGAGCGAGGACAGCACGGAGAGGCTGCTGGCCGACTCGCCCAAAGACCCCAAGCAAGGCTGCTGCTCAG GAAGCGGGATGGGAGGCGGGAGCAGGCTTTTGCCCCCGGTGAAGATGGTCTACCAACCTCCGCCCTGGGTGCAGATGAGCACGCCGGCCCCGCCCAGTCACGCCATCAAAGGACCCGAGGAGTGGGCCTTGCCGAGCAGGGTCAATTTGG TGGACAACGACCCTCATTTCATCGTGCACCTGCCGCGGAGCAACATGGACGTGTGCTTCAACATCGACTCCCAACCGGGCCACATTCTCAACCTCGTGAGCGACAGGGGCGCGG GCGTGGCTGTCAACGGACGCTTGATCTCGGGCAAAAAGCCGGTGAACGGCCGGGACAAGACCTACTTCGGGCTCATCTCCGTCCACTACCGTCCCGCCGGCATCAGCGTGGCCGTCGGCACGGACGGCGTCGCCTTGGCCGACGGCGTCAACCGCCACAACTTCACCTGGGCCGCCACGGCGGAGATCGTTCAGGACGG GGTGAGGATCTCCATCGTCAAGGACTCGCAGGTCACCGTTAGCATTGGCGGCGAGATCCAAGTGATGGTTCTTCTCCACCGAGTGTGGAAGAAGCACCCGGTCAACGTGGACTTTCTGGGCGTCTACCTACCCAATGACAACCGGTACTCGCCGCGGGTCCACGGCCTCATAG GTCAGTTTTCCCGAGAGCCCGAAGTGCACATTTCAAACATACACGACGGCGCCGACCCACTCAAGATGGAGGCCACCATGGAGGTGAAGGGCAACAAGCTGCAAGTCACCAG GGGCTGGCAAAAGGACTACAGGCGAGACAAACGACGCGGTTCCGACATCTATTGCTGGTTCGTGCACAACAGTGGCAAAGGTTTCATCGACGGCCACTTCGGCGCCTACATCGTCCCCGACCTGGACGCCTTCCTTTCCTTGGAAGAGAGGAGCCCTCcgcaataa
- the itih5 gene encoding inter-alpha-trypsin inhibitor heavy chain H5, whose product MKGPLALLLFCAARCALGQVDYYFQPDHNDTDLVDLDLDLAPRRLPRQVKSTLIKETRPHVQELSVNSSVVSRYALTTVRCVMVNRHAAASKGVFHFPVPPGALVSNFTMIIAGRVYQSQVRPKERRKKVKRPDGDKESSRASSSKWEVDVFRVAVSIPGGNRAVFLLTYEELLRRRLGRYEHVIALRPLQLVSRLRVRVTLADRSPIASLEVPPLRPARPPVAAAVVKREKNAGEVTFAPSVVQQARMATDGVLGDLVVRYDVQRPSGVGDVQVQNGHFVHFFAPEDLPPVPKRVVFVIDTSASMLGTKMRQTKEALLAIVRELRAIDRFNFVSFSNKIKVWRPQRLVAVTPLNVRDAKKFIFTMMPTGGTDMDGALRAASSLLRADRTAPLADAGRAAGGASLVLLLTDGRPAAAGESRSAAVSAGEFCVFAVGIGDDADHQFLRRVSMENCGAARRVRREADTGAALRGLYREMSTPLLSNIRMDYDGSAEHVTPHLFADYFNGSELAVAGKLSDGAGAPRVGVVADGRDGTLVLGTPAGEPESRTPSSEATGDFAERAWAFLALKEALRSRWRSATAAEREEHVRRATHLALAYGFLTPLTDMPLDRAEVSAGAADREDGPWPDRPHGQSLTLADVGGQVEAVPSKKSITFSRTSADGDPHFVVDFPLSKTAACFDINGEPGHVLRLVSDHKFSGVTVNGKLVGAPPPPGGRKRRRTYFSSIAVVADRPARAYVEVTPAKVILDGSERRVLPCHSAATAAAGPLSVSVAPGSNVTVSVGAHVSFVVLLHRYKNPAPYQRDHLGFYIQDGQGLSSNCHGLLGQFLHEEAGVTLRDPAGGDPPSALLKVRGRSVPVVRKRRRIYGGSRSVDCWFARNNGARLVDGRYEDYVAPHMFDTGDGPHGSNTA is encoded by the exons ATGAAGGGTCCGCTGGCTCTGCTGCTCTTTTGCGCCGCTCGCTGCGCACTTGGCCAAGTGGACTACTATTTCCAACCAGACCATAATGACACTGACCTGGTGGACTTGGATTTGGACCTG GCACCTCGCAGACTTCCGCGACAGGTGAAAAGTACCCTCATTAAG GAAACGAGACCTCACGTCCAGGAGCTGTCCGTCAACAGCAGCGTGGTCTCGCGCTACGCTTTGACCACGGTGCGCTGCGTCATGGTCAACCGGCACGCCGCCGCCAGCAAAGGCGTCTTCCACTTCCCCGTGCCGCCCGGCGCCTTGGTCTCCAACTTCACCAT GATCATCGCCGGGCGTGTCTACCAGAGCCAGGTCAGACCCAAGGAGAGGCGGAAGAAGGTCAAGCGGCCGGACGGAGACAAAGAGTCCTCACGTGCCTCCAG CTCCAAATGGGAGGTGGACGTGTTCCGGGTGGCGGTCAGCATCCCGGGCGGGAACCGGGCCGTCTTCCTGCTCACGTACGAGGAGCTGCTGCGGCGGCGGCTGGGCCGCTACGAGCACGTCATCGCCCTGCGTCCGCTGCAGCTGGTCAGCCGTCTGCGGGTGCGCGTCACCCTGGCCGACCGCTCGCCCATCGCCTCCTTGGAGGTGCCGCCGCTGCGGCCCGCCAGGCCTCCCGTGGCCGCCGCCGTGGTCAAAAGGGAGAAGAACGCCGGAGAGGTCACCTTCGCCCCGAGCGTGGTGCAGCAGGCCAGGATGGCCACCGACGGCGTCCTGGGAGATTTGGTGGTCCGCTACGACGTCCAGAGGCCTTCGGGCGTGGGAGACGTGCAG GTTCAAAATGGCCATTTCGTCCACTTCTTTGCGCCCGAGGACCTCCCGCCGGTGCCCAAGAGGGTGGTGTTTGTCATCGACACCAGCGCATCCATGCTGGGCACCAAGATGAGACAG ACAAAAGAGGCCTTATTGGCCATcgtgagggagttgcgagccatcGATCgcttcaactttgtcagcttCTCCAACAAGATTAAAGTGTGGCGACCCCAGCGACTGGTGGCCGTCACGCCGCTCAACGTTCGGGATGCCAAGAAGTTCATCTTCACCATGATGCCCACCGGAG GCACCGACATGGACGGCGCCCTCCGAGCCGCCTCGTCGCTGCTCCGGGCCGACCGAACGGCTCCCCTCGCCGACGCCGGCCGTGCCGCCGGGGGCGCGTCGCTCGTCCTGCTCTTGACGGACGgccggcccgccgccgccggggAGTCCCGCTCGGCGGCCGTCTCGGCCGGCGAGTTCTGCGTCTTCGCCGTCGGCATCGGCGACGACGCCGACCACCAGTTTTTGAGGCGCGTCTCCATGGAGAACTGCGGCGCCGCGAGGAGGGTCCGCCGGGAGGCCGACACGGGCGCCGCGCTCAGAGG GCTCTACCGGGAGATGTCCACCCCGCTGCTCTCCAACATCCGGATGGACTACGACGGCTCGGCGGAGCACGTGACGCCACACCTCTTCGCCGACTACTTCAACGGCTCCGAGTTGGCGGTGGCGGGCAAGCTGAGCGACGGCGCCGGGGCCCCCCGCGTCGGCGTGGTGGCCGACGGCCGCGACGGGACGCTGGTTCTGGGGACCCCGGCGGGGGAACCGGAGAGCCGGACGCCGAGCTCCGAGGCCACGGGGGACTTTGCGGAACGCGCGTGGGCGTTCCTGGCGCTCAAAGAGGCGCTCCGTTCACGGTGGCGAAGCGCCACCGCCGCAGAAAGGGAGGAGCACGTGCGGCGGGCTACCCACCTGGCCTTGGCGTACGGCTTCCTCACCCCCCTCACCGACATGCCGTTGGACCGAGCCGAGGTCTCGGCGGGGGCCGCCGACCGGGAAGACGGACCTTGGCCGGACCGGCCGCACGGACAGAGTTTAACTCTGGCCGACGTCGGAG GTCAAGTTGAAGCGGTGCCCTCCAAGAAGTCCATCACCTTCTCCAGGACTTCAG CCGACGGCGACCCTCACTTTGTGGTGGACTTCCCCCTCAGCAAGACGGCGGCCTGCTTCGACATCAACGGCGAGCCCGGCCACGTGCTCCGCCTGGTGTCCGATCACAAATTCTCCG GCGTGACGGTGAACGGCAAGCTGGTCGGCGCGCCGCCCCCGCCGGGCGGCCGCAAGCGTCGCCGGACCTACTTCTCCAGCATCGCGGTGGTGGCCGACCGACCCGCTCGCGCCTACGTGGAGGTGACGCCCGCCAAGGTCATCCTGGACGGCTCGGAACGGCGGGTGTTGCCGTGCCACTCGGCCGCCACGGCGGCCGCCGGCCCGCTTTCCGTTTCGGTGGCGCCCGGCTCCAACGTGACGGTGAGCGTCGGCGCCCACGTCAGCTTTGTGGTGCTGCTGCACCGCTACAAGAACCCGGCGCCCTACCAGAGGGACCACCTGGGATTCTACATCCAAGACGGCCAGGGGCTGTCGTCCAACTGCCACGGCCTGCTCG GCCAGTTCCTGCACGAGGAGGCCGGCGTGACGCTAAGGGACCCCGCCGGGGGCGATCCCCCCTCGGCGCTCCTGAAGGTGAGGGGCCGCTCGGTGCCGGTGGTCCGCAAGAGGCGTCGCATCTACGGCGGCTCCCGCAGCGTGGACTGCTGGTTCGCCAGGAACAACGGCGCCCGGCTGGTGGACGGACGCTACGAGGACTACGTGGCCCCGCACATGTTCGACACGGGCGACGGGCCCCACGGGAGCAACACGGCCTGA
- the LOC144068821 gene encoding uncharacterized protein LOC144068821: protein MVLSTSQQVALAFTAVLFTLVVLPKMFGVGVAAKAKESRLDPRYSRKGALGGPAAISHPSAENIQQMRKLMEQEMKGDKFKANNNNNNNNNKGYVFTLMPLYAIGVGVFAAYKFLKMKSSEEEAQKDKFVKGAKKSAEAENQLNELEQRLAQTERMLNSILTQLDPLTNCAKSVAREQKNEIMTQLQTIRYLMKKRGMDCPPLNEACFQQSLEHLIETLGAGETSPPDAADKSRATTPDATRGDEVTETRSEEGMAEEGGKPEEGGKPEEEESAKDQVTERFDSTPSLEEAEPNGEESGQAWKACGLRRRNVPE from the exons ATGGTGTTGTCAACATCACAGCAAGTCGCCCTGGCCTTCACGGCGGTGCTCTTCACGCTTGTCGTCCTCCCGAAGATGTTCGGCGTCGGCGTCGCGGCCAAGGCGAAGGAATCGAGGCTCGACCCCCGATACTCCAGAAAAG GCGCCCTCGGAGGTCCGGCGGCCATCTCGCACCCGTCGGCCGAAAACATCCAGCAGATGAGGAAGCTGATGGAGCAGGAGATGAAGGGCGACAAATTCAaagccaacaacaacaacaacaacaacaacaacaagggaTACGTGTTCACGCTCATGCCGTTGTACGCCATCGGGGTCGGAGTCTTTGCCGCGTACAAGTTTTTGAAG atgaaGTCTTCGGAAGAAGAGGCACAAAAGGACAAGTTTGTCAAAGGGGCCAAGAAATCCGCTGAAGCAG AGAACCAGTTAAACGAACTGGAACAAAGGCTGGCGCAAACAGAAAGGATGCTCAATTCCATTCTCACTCAGTTAGACCCACTCACCAACTG CGCAAAGTCCGTCGCCCGGGAGCAGAAGAACGAGATCATGACTCAACTCCAGACCATCCGCTATTTGATGAAAAAGAGAGGAATGGACTGTCCACCTCTCAATG AGGCTTGCTTTCAGCAGAGCCTGGAGCACCTGATCGAAACTCTGGGAGCCGGCGAGACTTCGCCGCCGGACGCCGCCGACAAAAGCCGGGCGACGACGCCGGACGCGACGAGAGGCGACGAGGTGACGGAAACTCGATCGGAAGAGGGGATGGCGGAGGAGGGTGGAAAACCGGAGGAGGGCGGAAAACCCGAGGAGGAGGAGTCGGCCAAGGACCAAGTAACCGAGCGCTTTGATTCGACGCCTTCCCTCGAGGAGGCGGAGCCAAACGGCGAGGAGAGCGGCCAAGCTTGGAAGGCGTGCGGCCTCAGGCGGCGCAACGTCCCCGAATGA